The following are from one region of the Corylus avellana chromosome ca1, CavTom2PMs-1.0 genome:
- the LOC132189109 gene encoding uncharacterized protein LOC132189109, giving the protein MRSPLRLAVAFSSASHSLCSHNHVGSCLAANKFSESAMEKKDSQDKRDQMREAHYKESCEDSARKRISDDIIPHILHLYGSCATPRDFEIYAPDASFEDPLMCANGVKQIKSAFYSLSKIFSESRIVEYTVEENLISPGKQEILIDNKQFYKFLGKNIDMISLIKLYVVDGKVVRHEDWWNKKPLLNRETVKLPLIGRIVEMTRRGSMLATHAMMRFGKDPSI; this is encoded by the exons ATGAGGTCTCCTCTTCGGTTGGCCGTTGCTTTTTCTTCTGCCTCACACTCTCTCTGTTCTCACAATCACGTTGGGTCCTGTTTGGCTGCTAACAAATTCTCGGAATCCGCCATGGAGAAAAAGGACTCTCAAG ACAAAAGGGATCAGATGAGGGAAGCCCATTACAAGGAGTCATGCGAGGATAGCGCAAGAAAACGCATTTCTGATGATATCATTCCTCATATTCTGCACCT ATATGGATCTTGTGCAACACCTCGTGACTTTGAAATATATGCTCCAGATGCTTCTTTCGAGGATCCGCTTATGTGTGCTAATGG GGTGAAGCAGATAAAATCAGCATTCTACTCACTTTCcaag ATCTTTAGCGAATcaagaattgtggaatatactgttgaagaaaatttaatttctcCTGGAAAGCAAGAG ATATTAATTGACAACAAGCAATTCTACAAGTTCTTAGGTAAAAACATAGACATGATATCACTCATCAAGTTGTACGTGGTGGATGGGAAAGTTGTTCGCCATGAAGATTG GTGGAACAAGAAGCCTCTTTTGAATAGGGAGACAGTAAAGCTGCCACTCATTGGCCGAATTGTAGAAATGACTCGCAGGGGTTCAATGCTGGCAACTCATGCAATGATGAGGTTTGGGAAGGATCCATCTATTTAA